ACACATAGGAACCATCCTAGAAAATTACTAAAAGGAACTCCAAAAAATACACCGCCATTTTCCCATGTCCATGCTTTTAACATAGTGGCTCTATGCGGATCCATTGAAAGATCCCACATCACCATAAGGAATGATGCTATCAGTGGAACAGTAAATACTGAAGAGTCTTTAAGTTTAGCATCAAACTTATCTAGTAACACATGTGCTACTGTCCATGTTAGGTAACCCACTGCAAAATATGAAGGCATTATCTGAATTGGAACAAGCCATATCTTTTGTCCAAGAAATGCAGAATAGTCATAACTCCCAAATGGGAAGCCCGTCAGAATACTAATCGTTTCATAAGCCCAACTTACAACAAAAGTAATGAGAAAAAATATTAGAAACTTTTTAAGACCATATTTATGTATTCCGTGAACACATGCAAATACGAACAATACAATTGTTGTATAGAAAGGTGTTAATGGGCCAAGTAAACCATCACCAGTACTGCCGAGAATGAAGTTTAGTACAGCAAGTAAGGCTATACACATCCACATTATTTGTTGTTGAAATTTTGTGTTTATCATTATTGAATTCCTCATCTATAAATTTTTAATATAAGACTAGTATTTTTAATTTAATTTTAATCTTTCAAACCAAAAAGTTTACGATATTTGCTTATAAACAGATCTTTTCCTTTAAGTTTACCAGTGACCCAATTGCCAAAGGTGCCAATAACCAAATAGGAGTTTCCTTGATTAGGACCTAGTGGTAACAATAGCGGCGCTTTTTTCCAAGGTGTGTATGGCTTGAGTTGCTCTACGTTTTTCCCTTCGGCTAACCCTTTGAACATATTAGTAAGCCAAGGAATTTGGCGACCGATAGCGACTATGGTCATCGCGTCTCCGCTACTTGCTATATCACCAGCGGCAAAGACGTTGGCATAAGAAGAGGGACGTAAGTATTTATCGACCGTCACTCGACCGTTGTTTTCTTTGCTCACGTTAGGCAATTCGTCAACTAGTTCAGACACGGCTCTAGAACCAATTGCTGGGATGATCAGATCGGCTGTTATTGTCGACCCATCCGATAAACTAAGAGAGCCAGAGTAAGGTTCTGTTAAGCTCTTAAGGTCGTCAACTCTAACGCCGAACTTAATGTTAACGCCTGCCTGTTTGAGTTTTGATGTAATGGCAGCACCAAACTTGGTTGGCATTTGCGCAAACAAACTTGAGTCGCTGGATATCAAAGTGATGCTTTTACTTGGCATGGCAGAATTGATTTCACCGGCCATTTCAGTTCCTACAGCACCTGCGCCAACGATAGCAACCGATTTAGCGGTTTGCAGTTTTGCGTGTATTTCAGTGATAACAGCACGGAAATCATCAATGCTGTCACCTGCAGGCTTAAAGGCCACACCATTAGTAGAGCCGGTGGCAATAACAATAAAGTCAGCGTCTATTTGTGTGCCATCTTCAAGAGTGACACTGTTTTCGTTCACCTTGATTACTTTGGCTTTAACAAACTTTCCTTTTGCAAGTAGCGAGTCATAAGGTAATAAGACGCGATCTAACAAAGATGGTTTAACAATCGCTCGTATCATTGCAGGTGCATGAACAAATGCATCACGTTGATCTATTAATGTGACATCTAGATCATTCTCTAACGATTTAGCTAGTTGAGCGCCCAAAGAGCCGCCACCAACGATTAACAATTTGTTAGTCATGCTTTAAATCCTATTATTTTTTTGGATAAACAATTTCATGTAAACCAACCGAATGGTAGGTTTTGCTGACACCATTTCGGGTAACAATTAACTCTTCCTTGGCGGTATATCGATAAGCATCTTCACCTGGCAGCAGTTGACCTTTTTCAATCATAACTAACTCTTCAAGAACGATATTTGCGATATAACTTAGATCACCTTTTGAGCCTTTTAGTGTCAAACTTTTTGCGAAGGTGTAGCCCATTGATTCTTCTGTCATAGTGTCGTTAATGACTGCTGTAGCTTTAACATTTTCTGGATCGGTCAAATATTCAGTTGGAGATATTATTAAGTTTTCAGGGTCAGTTACCAATGCACCGGTTGGAATTATGTTGTCTTCAAAGTCCATAATGACGGAGTAATCGATAGAAATGTCCGGAGAATGTACTTTGCCCCAATACCAATTTTTCATTATTCCAGCGACACTTTTTTCGCCCCAGTTATGGTCATGATAGCCAGTGCCTTTTACTTGGATTGTTTCGCCATCTTTATAAAGCTCACCTTCTATATCAGCAGAAGGAACCGCCACG
The sequence above is a segment of the Colwellia sp. 20A7 genome. Coding sequences within it:
- a CDS encoding carotenoid biosynthesis protein, encoding MINTKFQQQIMWMCIALLAVLNFILGSTGDGLLGPLTPFYTTIVLFVFACVHGIHKYGLKKFLIFFLITFVVSWAYETISILTGFPFGSYDYSAFLGQKIWLVPIQIMPSYFAVGYLTWTVAHVLLDKFDAKLKDSSVFTVPLIASFLMVMWDLSMDPHRATMLKAWTWENGGVFFGVPFSNFLGWFLCVFTIFQLFALYQRSQSEKYPEEATLIYEKNHWLQPTLMYGAIIVEFIATYIFNVSSSITTLDGHQWWTKDILGSLALVSIFTMFFVTVLSTIKILSNKKMKNN
- a CDS encoding NAD(P)/FAD-dependent oxidoreductase; its protein translation is MTNKLLIVGGGSLGAQLAKSLENDLDVTLIDQRDAFVHAPAMIRAIVKPSLLDRVLLPYDSLLAKGKFVKAKVIKVNENSVTLEDGTQIDADFIVIATGSTNGVAFKPAGDSIDDFRAVITEIHAKLQTAKSVAIVGAGAVGTEMAGEINSAMPSKSITLISSDSSLFAQMPTKFGAAITSKLKQAGVNIKFGVRVDDLKSLTEPYSGSLSLSDGSTITADLIIPAIGSRAVSELVDELPNVSKENNGRVTVDKYLRPSSYANVFAAGDIASSGDAMTIVAIGRQIPWLTNMFKGLAEGKNVEQLKPYTPWKKAPLLLPLGPNQGNSYLVIGTFGNWVTGKLKGKDLFISKYRKLFGLKD